Proteins encoded by one window of Danaus plexippus chromosome Z, MEX_DaPlex, whole genome shotgun sequence:
- the LOC116778068 gene encoding syntaxin-7 gives MEASYQGGVSFEDNDNFKRLSSTIASNIKKISQNVSSMSKMVNQLQTPQDSQELRNQLRQIQNYTQKLAKDTSSLIMELMKTPTDIPANKLTRERLSDEYMTTLNAFQATQRSAAQKSKDDVRKVKAQNINIGDPFALGGGEGVELGERVVRQSQLSSSSERELQQLEERERDIRQLENDIMDVNQIFKNLGSMIHEQGAVVESIESNVEDAATNVESAARELSQAATYKNKMRKKKVILSMILMVIVVVTLVLLLGR, from the exons ATGGAGGCGTCATACCAGGGGGGAGTATCGTTTGAAGACAACGACAATTTTAAGCGTCTGTCATCGACAATCgcaagtaatattaaaaagatatctcAGAATG tgTCCTCTATGTCAAAGATGGTCAACCAGCTCCAGACACCGCAAGATTCTCAGGAGTTGCGGAATCAATT GCGccaaatacaaaattacacCCAAAAGCTGGCAAAGGATACATCATCATTGATTATGGAGCTGATGAAGACTCCGACTGACATTCCAGCTAATAAGCTTACAAGAGAGCGGCTGAGCGATGAGTACATGACCACTCTCAATGCATTCCAA GCCACCCAACGTTCAGCGGCTCAGAAGAGCAAGGATGATGTTCGTAAAGTCAAAgctcaaaatattaacatcggtgatcCGTTTGCTCTTGGAG gcgGAGAGGGCGTTGAGCTTGGGGAGCGTGTCGTGCGACAGTCGCAGCTGTCCTCCAGTTCCGAGCGTGAGCTGCAACAGTTGGAGGAACGCGAGAGGGACATACGACAGCTCGAG AACGATATAATGGACGTGAAccagatatttaaaaaccttGGATCCATGATCCACGAGCAAGGTGCTGTGGTCGAGTCTATAGAGTCGAACGTAGAGGATGCGGCCACTAACGTTGAGTCGGCCGCCCGCGAGCTCAGCCAGGCTGCCACCTACAAG AACAAGATGCGCAAGAAGAAGGTGATCCTGTCAATGATCTTGATGGTCATCGTAGTGGTGACGCTGGTGCTGTTGCTGGGTCGCTGA